From Fundulus heteroclitus isolate FHET01 chromosome 14, MU-UCD_Fhet_4.1, whole genome shotgun sequence, the proteins below share one genomic window:
- the LOC118565948 gene encoding up-regulator of cell proliferation-like — METEFESLLKSLGLEQYHKEKLSLSKILQIDEKTMTDDPGTFKSNASLYFLKKLMVVNVTARAVNPADLICDDESMTADYNFEDRFNSPNDTEVFNPLDIITALFLCSDGFVQQELALKMSMCQFSVPLLLPNCDTKQSTLMLWAMRDIVKKYRPPDLSASKAFKEERIVLSELPMISFVRLGECSLSKSEILNKLLSNPQQYHDTFVHHNMDCGDSPRKISDGLIEITWYLPCGNKNMDIFSEPVAIANLRGDIAAHETQFSFLCQTSAAVFVFSDQLESECKLLTNKNHKAKIFLVGNQQSKSFNPDVLKKIANTLNNNIIIKNKQTNDADFVKHLRTTVRSVLTNPGMKMSIEQMTDIAHELGISIDEDSPECKAGRKNADAITAEIEDTFKFKEKQFPLQGQIWKELTFLEKEEFRLRKLGSEDIENYKSNLKMKKEEQRRKQNSHDMSDFMNCFISAISSKERGYFLKWMQMNLDNLSRIKLSSLRELYKEKCKDSENKNKINEIDQQLSNSSLGVEHFFREMGQIYEASLYLPETDPSRQELQHLPKLCAQLLLDGFPLELVDGDASNIPLRWVSDVLSELNDLVSPKNKILVVTVLGVQSTGKSTLLNTMFGVQFAVSSGRCTRGAFMLLIKVSEDFKKDLNCDFVVIIDTEGLKSPELAQLDNSHEHDNELATLVVGLSDVTIINIAMENSTEMKDILQIVVHAFLRMKKVGKKPKCQFVHQNVSDVSAHEKNRRDRKLLLEQLNEMTQAAAKMEKKEENKNFTDVMEYNLDTGNCYIPGLWNGNPPMAPVNVGYSETVYELKKNIIQLLGKCESTSNNILEFREWINSLWTAVKHENFIFSFRNSLVADAYMRLCTEYNKWEWEFKKEMYTWVTNAETRIFNFGTVAAKTEISELREYLTELKSEATTELTKWETMMLENLNKYFEQAEGHVYLVERYREDFSNSIKSLRRQTESSVCDQLTAAADMKQGLKELDKFRATYIKEIENAVCALIDECRKKQVKMRDKELDESFKKMWAETLDTLSFSAQQTSNIFTSVYHQLLTNLSPKGRHACELLSKKSLHDCGLEPFKYKPKGIKEKAKKAFGLIKWTDLVKAKQEIAESIISACNDCVSDKIMRKNNYHDTHIQEILHIIDERLNKTDVYKDIEFEVSLKQHICGSAARKFQKMHEDFIQENDPYRCLQKNKDKFCEDFKDVFNERDQCQKKAEEFTDQCLKPAVEDFVYRSLGLDIVDKMLTREEFSTRMSFQYYILLDLISKSDFEIFQSYICSYEHYVKSWIADRINQRFSSESALCEFEDRHLQSCIDRINAAIKKAKAEKTDSLKTFAENICKELGDKLVISQDALDAFMVLNKADQEQFAHWLKECLGGMTEALRNNFKDITFETKLTHLRVKPQNELFNRVIGCGEQCPFCKISCDAGGEAHTEHFAALHRPKGLGRNRWDDSQKLTTDICSSAVISDKRFSCSDTKGECHPYKDYRTIYPDWDIRPDVSLEASDYWKYVMNKYNKEFAEAYDAEPADIPDSWSKITEEQAKESLKESFYIK, encoded by the exons ATGG AAACCGAATTTGAGAGCCTTTTGAAGAGTCTGGGGTTGGAGCAGTACCACAAAGAAAAGCTATCGCTCAGCAAAATACTTCAGATCGATGAAAAGACAATGACTGATGATCCTGGCACGTTTAAATCAAATGCTTCATTGTATTTTCTTAAGAAATTGATGGTGGTTAATGTAACTGCTAGGGCTGTGAATCCTGCTGATTTAATCTGTGATGATGAATCAATGACCGCAGATTACAATTTTGAGGATCGGTTCAACAGCCCAAATGATACTGAAGTCTTTAATCCTCTTGATATAATCACTGCTCTCTTTCTGTGTTCTGATGGGTTTGTTCAGCAAGAGTTAGCGCTAAAAATGTCCATGTGTCAGTTCTCTGTTCCTCTGCTGCTTCCTAACTGTGATACTAAACAGAGCACCCTCATGCTGTGGGCCATGAGAGACATTGTTAAGAAGTACAGACCTCCAGATCTTTCAGCATCAAAGGCCTtcaaagaagaaagaattgTTCTTTCTGAGCTTCCAATGATCTCATTTGTGAGACTGGGTGAGTGCTCCTTGTCCAAATCAGAGATTCTCAACAAACTTCTTAGTAACCCTCAGCAGTACCATGACACCTTTGTTCATCACAACATGGACTGTGGAGACAGTCCAAGAAAAATATCTGATGGACTGATTGAAATTACCTGGTACCTTCCCtgtggaaacaaaaacatggacaTTTTCAGTGAGCCAGTGGCTATAGCTAACCTTCGAGGTGACATTGCTGCACATGAAAcacaattttcctttttgtgtcagacatctgctgcagtttttgtgttttctgatcAGCTGGAGTCTGAGTGCAAACTGCTGACTAACAAAAACCACAAAGCAAAGATCTTCTTGGTGGGAAACCAACAGAGCAAGAGCTTTAATCCAGATGTTCTAAAGAAAATAGCAAACACGCTGAACAACAACatcattataaaaaacaaacagacaaatgaTGCAGACTTTGTCAAACATTTGAGGACCACCGTGAGGAGTGTACTTACCAACCCAGGGATGAAGATGTCAATAGAGCAGATGACCGACATTGCACATGAACTGGGAATTTCTATTGATGAAGATTCACCAGAGTGCAAGGCTGGGAGGAAAAATGCAGATGCCATCACTGCAGAGATTGAAGAcacctttaaatttaaagaaaaacagtttcctTTGCAAGGCCAGATCTGGAAGGAACTGACTTttttggaaaaggaagaatttcGTCTTCGAAAACTTGGCTCTGAAGACATAGAAAACTATAAAAGtaatcttaaaatgaaaaaagaagagcAGCGTAGGAAGCAGAACTCCCATGACATGTCAGATTTCATGAATTGCTTCATTAGTGCAATATCCAGTAAAGAAAGGGGTTATTTTCTGAAATGGATGCAAATGAACCTCGACAACTTGTCTCGAATAAAACTTTCCAGCCTCAGGGAGCTTTACAAGGAAAAATGCAAGGACTCCgagaacaaaaataagattAACGAAATTGACCAACAACTTTCCAACAGCTCACTGGGAGTTGAGCACTTTTTCCGTGAAATGGGTCAGATCTATGAAGCTTCTCTTTACCTTCCAGAAACAGACCCATCACGTCAAGAACTGCAACATTTGCCCAAACTCTGTGCTCAGTTATTACTGGATGGATTTCCTCTGGAGCTTGTAGATGGAGATGCTTCCAACATACCTCTCAGATGGGTGAGTGACGTTCTCTCTGAGCTCAATGACTTGGTGTCTCCAAAGAACAAGATACTGGTTGTCACAGTTCTTGGAGTTCAGAGCACAGGAAAATCCACTCTCCTTAACACCATGTTTGGGGTGCAGTTTGCAGTCAGCAGTGGTCGATGCACTCGAGGAGCCTTCATGCTGCTCATCAAAGTCAGTGAGGACTTCAAAAAAGATCTGAACTGTGACTTTGTGGTGATCATTGACACTGAAGGCTTAAAGTCACCAGAGCTGGCACAGCTGGATAACAGCcatgaacatgacaatgagctGGCAACACTGGTTGTTGGGCTGAGTGACGTCACCATTATCAATATTGCAATGGAGAATTCAACAGAAAtgaaagacatcctgcagaTAGTGGTGCATGCTTTCCTCAGGATGAAGAAGGTCGGCAAAAAGCCTAAATGTCAGTTTGTTCACCAGAACGTTTCTGATGTCTCAGCCCATGAGAAGAACCGACgagacaggaagctgctccTAGAACAGCTGAATGAGATGACCCAGGCAGCAgctaaaatggaaaagaaagaggagaacaAGAACTTCACTGATGTGATGGAGTACAATCTAGATACTGGGAACTGCTACATTCCTGGACTCTGGAATGGAAACCCACCAATGGCACCAGTCAATGTGGGATACAGTGAGACCGTCTATGAGCTCAAGAAAAACATCATCCAGCTGCTGGGAAAGTGTGAGTCAACTTCTAACAACATCTTGGAGTTCAGAGAGTGGATAAACAGCCTGTGGACTGcagtaaaacatgaaaacttcatcttcagcttcagaaacaGCCTGGTAGCTGATGCATACATGAGGCTCTGCACAGAGTACAACAAATGGGAGTGGGAgttcaaaaaagaaatgtacacCTGGGTTACCAATGCAGAGACAAGGATTTTTAATTTTGGGACAGTTgctgcaaaaactgaaatatctgAGCTGAGAGAATACCTCACTGAGTTGAAAAGTGAAGCAACTACAGAACTGACCAAGTGGGAGACAATGATGCTtgaaaatcttaataaatactTTGAGCAGGCAGAAGGTCATGTTTATCTGGTTGAAAGATACAGAGAGGATTTCTCAAACAGCATAAAGAGTCTGAGACGACAAACTGAAAGCTCAGTGTGTGACCaactcacagcagcagctgacaTGAAACAGGGACTGAAAGAACTTGACAAATTCAGAGCCACTTATATAAAAGAAATCGAAAACGCAGTTTGTGCTTTAATCGATGAATGTCGTAAGAAACAAGTAAAAATGAGAGACAAAGAGCTTGatgaaagttttaaaaagatgtGGGCTGAAACATTAGACACCTTGTCTTTCTCTGCACAGCAGACTTCAAATATCTTCACCAGTGTTTACCATCAATTGCTAACAAATCTTTCACCCAAGGGAAGACATGCATGTGAACTGCTGAGTAAAAAAAGCCTCCACGACTGTGGACTGGAGCCTTTTAAATACAAACCCaaaggaataaaagaaaaagcaaaaaaagcttTTGGCTTAATTAAGTGGACAGATCTAGTCAAGGCAAAACAGGAAATCGCTGAAAGCATCATATCTGCTTGCAATGATTGTGTCAGTGATAAAATCATGAGAAAAAACAATTATCACGATACACACATCCAGGAGATCCTTCACATCATTGATGAGAGGCTGAACAAGACTGATGTTTACAAAGACATTGAGTTTGAAGTGTCTCTGAAACAGCACATCTGTGGCTCTGCAGCCAGGAAGTTTCAGAAAATGCATGAAGATTTTATACAAGAAAATGATCCTTACAGAtgtctgcagaaaaacaaagacaagttTTGTGAAGATTTCAAAGATGTGTTCAATGAGCGAGATCAATGCCAGAAGAAAGCTGAAGAATTCACCGACCAGTGTCTGAAACCTGCTGTGGAGGACTTTGTCTATCGTTCTCTTGGTCTTGATATTGTTGATAAAATGCTGACAAGAGAGGAGTTCAGCACACGGATGTCCTTCCAGTATTATATTTTACTGGATCTGATTTCAAAGAGTGACTTTGAAATCTTTCAGAGCTATATCTGCTCATATGAACATTATGTAAAATCATGGATAGCTGACAGAATTAACCAGAGGTTCTCCTCTGAGTCAGCATTGTGTGAGTTTGAGGACAGACATCTTCAGTCCTGCATTGACCGCATAAATGCTGccattaaaaaagcaaaagcagagaAGACTGACAGTCTGAAGACATTTGCAGAAAATATCTGTAAAGAACTTGGTGATAAACTGGTCATTTCCCAGGATGCTCTCGATGCTTTCATGGTTCTGAACAAAGCTGATCAAGAACAGTTTGCCCACTGGCTCAAAGAGTGTTTAGGTGGAATGACAGAAGCTCTTAGAAACAACTTTAAAGACATTACATTTGAAACAAAACTCACACATCTCCGTGTAAAACCACAGAATGAGCTGTTCAACAGAGTTATTGGTTGTGGCGAACAGTGTCCGTTCTGCAAAATATCCTGTGATGCAGGTGGAGAAGCCCACACTGAACACTTTGCTGCCCTGCATCGACCAAAGGGTTTAGGTAGAAACAGGTGGGATGACTCACAAAAACTCACTACTGACATCTGCTCTTCTGCTGTTATCAGTGACAAACGTTTTAGCTGCAGTGATACAAAAGGTGAATGTCATCCTTACAAAGATTATAGGACAATTTATCCAGACTGGGATATCCGTCCAGATGTGAGCCTTGAGGCGTCAGATTATTGGAAATACGTGATGAACAAGTACAACAAGGAATTTGCTGAAGCATATGATGCAGAGCCTGCTGACATTCCTGATTCCTGGAGCAAAATCACAGAAGAACAGGCAAAGGAAAGTCTCAAGGAGTCATTTTACATCAAATGA